A region of Natribaculum luteum DNA encodes the following proteins:
- a CDS encoding RNase P subunit p30 family protein yields MYEAVHARPDGDSTVARVAKTAAEYGFDGVVVLNSSDARATYDATTVGNEYDVDVVDGVEVRADTKREASGSVGNVRSTHTVVAVAGGTPALNRFAVENDKVDVLTHPMAREGEFNHVLARAAVENGVRIEFDLSGVLRQSGGRRVRTIQSLRKLREIVDYYDTPYVVSADPASHLEIRAPRELCALGEQIGFSSEWIESGLREWGRLAERNRRVLSESFIEPGVERGRYEKER; encoded by the coding sequence ATGTACGAGGCCGTCCACGCTCGACCCGACGGCGACAGCACGGTCGCTCGAGTGGCGAAGACGGCCGCCGAATACGGTTTCGACGGCGTCGTCGTCTTGAATTCTTCTGACGCGCGCGCGACGTACGACGCGACGACCGTCGGGAACGAGTACGACGTCGACGTCGTCGACGGCGTCGAGGTCCGTGCGGACACCAAACGGGAAGCGAGCGGGTCGGTCGGAAACGTCCGCAGCACGCACACGGTCGTCGCGGTCGCAGGCGGGACCCCGGCGCTGAATCGCTTCGCCGTCGAGAACGACAAGGTCGACGTGCTCACCCATCCGATGGCGCGGGAGGGTGAGTTCAATCACGTTCTCGCCAGGGCTGCCGTCGAGAACGGCGTCCGAATCGAGTTCGATCTCTCCGGCGTCTTGCGCCAGAGCGGCGGGCGGCGGGTCCGGACGATCCAGTCGCTGCGCAAGCTTCGAGAGATCGTCGACTACTACGATACGCCATACGTGGTGAGCGCCGACCCCGCTTCCCACCTCGAGATACGGGCACCTCGCGAGCTATGCGCGCTCGGCGAACAGATCGGCTTCTCGAGTGAGTGGATCGAGTCGGGGCTCCGGGAGTGGGGTCGACTCGCCGAGCGAAATCGCCGCGT
- a CDS encoding orc1/cdc6 family replication initiation protein produces the protein MTSDSSLDSVDDPLFQSGHRIFANKDLLKIGHVPEADRIVGRDEEISKLAKRLNGAVHGYSPENVMIYGKTGTGKSLVSRHVCQRAQNAAQDSVDIGTAYIDCAEDNTETQAISSLAAKLNDESVTGITVPHTGLSTSKYYKLLWQTLDSQFDSVIIILDEIDLMTDGSVLMKLSRAEEAGKIDCSIGIIAISNKIQYVDDLNERVKSSFQHKELFFKPYDANQLREIMYNRDDAFQEGVLSDDVIPLAAAFAAQEHGDARKAIDILRHAGEVAYESGDDTVREEHVRQAQQHAEKDRFRELVNGAPTQAKAALLALTELTVTSQEDAFLTSRVYDEYERICNYLDMDTLSVRRFRDILKEQAFLGVVEIEKINKGSAGGIHLQNRLIEDHEVVRETILEDSRMQNWADR, from the coding sequence ATGACGTCTGATTCCTCCCTGGACTCCGTCGACGATCCGTTGTTCCAGTCCGGCCACCGGATCTTCGCGAACAAGGATCTCCTGAAGATCGGTCACGTTCCAGAGGCCGACCGGATCGTCGGCCGCGACGAAGAAATCTCGAAGCTGGCAAAGCGACTGAACGGTGCCGTTCACGGTTACTCTCCCGAGAACGTGATGATCTACGGGAAGACCGGGACCGGAAAGTCGCTCGTCTCCCGTCACGTCTGCCAGCGAGCACAGAACGCCGCCCAGGATAGCGTCGACATCGGAACCGCGTACATCGACTGTGCGGAGGACAACACGGAGACCCAGGCAATCTCTTCGCTCGCCGCGAAACTCAACGACGAGTCGGTCACTGGAATCACCGTCCCGCACACGGGGTTGAGCACGTCGAAGTACTACAAACTCCTCTGGCAGACCCTCGATTCGCAGTTCGATTCGGTGATCATCATCCTGGACGAGATCGATCTGATGACCGACGGGAGCGTGCTGATGAAGCTGTCTCGAGCGGAGGAAGCGGGCAAGATCGACTGCAGTATCGGAATCATCGCGATCAGTAACAAGATTCAGTACGTCGACGACCTCAACGAGCGGGTCAAAAGCAGTTTCCAGCACAAGGAGTTGTTCTTCAAGCCGTACGACGCCAACCAGCTCCGCGAGATCATGTACAACCGCGACGACGCCTTCCAGGAGGGCGTACTCTCGGACGACGTCATCCCGCTCGCTGCGGCGTTCGCCGCCCAGGAACACGGTGACGCACGGAAGGCGATCGACATCCTTCGTCACGCCGGCGAGGTCGCCTACGAGTCCGGAGACGACACGGTTCGAGAGGAGCACGTCCGCCAGGCACAACAGCACGCCGAGAAAGACCGGTTTCGCGAGCTGGTCAACGGCGCGCCGACCCAGGCGAAAGCCGCGTTGCTCGCGTTGACCGAACTCACGGTCACCTCCCAGGAGGACGCGTTTCTCACGAGTCGCGTCTACGACGAGTACGAGCGCATCTGCAACTACCTCGACATGGACACCCTCTCTGTCCGTCGATTCCGGGACATTCTCAAAGAACAGGCCTTCCTCGGCGTCGTCGAGATCGAGAAGATCAACAAGGGGAGTGCGGGAGGAATCCACCTCCAGAATCGCCTCATCGAGGATCACGAAGTCGTTCGCGAGACGATCCTCGAGGACAGTCGGATGCAAAACTGGGCGGATCGCTAG
- the tbsP gene encoding transcriptional regulator TbsP — translation MDSNLLNHQIDDILESVLEDTTGDVYMVNPSWDAIEEFVTVATGFDGELPTVHMLADERTLKDVMDDFIVASNAADLIADDVLALRTLEEAPENSLLVADDAVVAIVHAGDRVGGLVTDDQEFVDAAYETYAARWEDATSFNLRTPPISRVRETLSEEIGPDAEEDFTAILESLETARGDGEGLDEVTISLLVAAKNEALLYDISKWGEDVGIASKATFSRTKTKLEDMGLLDTEKVPIDVGRPRLRLKIGDDRLREADNGQLATVAQSILN, via the coding sequence ATGGACTCGAATTTATTAAACCACCAGATTGACGATATTCTCGAGTCGGTCCTCGAGGATACGACAGGGGACGTATACATGGTCAACCCATCGTGGGACGCGATCGAAGAGTTCGTCACCGTCGCGACCGGGTTCGACGGTGAGTTGCCGACCGTCCACATGCTCGCCGACGAGCGGACGCTCAAAGACGTGATGGACGACTTCATCGTGGCCAGCAACGCCGCCGACCTCATCGCGGACGACGTACTCGCGCTCCGAACGCTCGAGGAAGCGCCGGAGAACTCGCTGCTCGTCGCCGACGACGCCGTTGTCGCCATCGTCCACGCAGGCGACCGCGTCGGGGGACTCGTCACCGACGACCAGGAGTTCGTCGATGCCGCGTACGAGACCTACGCGGCGCGCTGGGAAGATGCGACGTCCTTTAACCTCCGGACACCGCCGATCTCGCGCGTGCGCGAGACTCTTTCGGAGGAGATCGGTCCCGACGCCGAGGAGGACTTCACCGCCATCCTCGAGTCACTCGAGACTGCCCGTGGAGACGGCGAAGGGCTCGACGAAGTCACCATCTCGCTGCTCGTCGCCGCGAAAAACGAGGCCTTGCTGTACGACATCAGCAAGTGGGGCGAAGACGTTGGCATCGCCAGCAAGGCAACGTTCTCACGTACGAAGACCAAACTCGAAGACATGGGGCTGCTCGACACCGAGAAGGTGCCGATCGACGTCGGCCGTCCCCGTCTCCGTCTGAAGATCGGCGACGACCGCCTGCGCGAGGCCGACAACGGCCAGCTCGCGACGGTCGCACAGTCGATTCTGAACTGA
- the glyA gene encoding serine hydroxymethyltransferase, producing the protein MEHEHVRAVDPAVADALEGEVERQRNTLQMIASENHVSEAVLDAQGSALTNKYAEGYPGERYYGGCEYADEVERLAIDRAKELFGAEHVNVQPHSGTQANQAVYFAMLEPGDKILSLDLTHGGHLSHGHPANFTGQLYEVEQYEVDPETGYLDYDGLADHAEEFEPDIIVSGYSAYPREVEWERIQAVADDVDALHLADIAHITGLVAAGVHDSPVGVADFVTGSTHKTIRAGRGGIVMTSEEYADDVDAAVFPGGQGGPLMHNVAGKAVGFKEALEPEFEEYAEQTIRNAEVLGETLTDHGFSLVSGGTDNHLVLVDLRDSHPDTTGGDAEEALEEAGIVLNANTVPGETRSAFNPSGIRAGTPALTTRGFDDDAIRTVGECIARVIDAPDDDAVKADVRETVDDLCAEFPLYE; encoded by the coding sequence ATGGAACACGAGCACGTCCGGGCCGTCGACCCGGCGGTCGCTGACGCCCTCGAGGGCGAGGTAGAACGCCAGCGGAACACGCTGCAGATGATCGCGAGCGAGAACCACGTCTCCGAGGCCGTCCTCGACGCTCAGGGGAGTGCTCTGACGAACAAGTACGCCGAGGGCTACCCCGGGGAGCGATACTACGGCGGTTGCGAGTACGCAGACGAGGTCGAACGACTCGCGATCGATCGGGCGAAAGAGCTGTTCGGTGCCGAACACGTCAACGTCCAGCCCCACTCGGGCACGCAGGCGAACCAGGCGGTCTACTTCGCGATGCTCGAGCCGGGTGACAAGATCCTCTCGCTCGATCTCACCCACGGTGGCCACCTCAGCCACGGCCACCCGGCGAACTTCACGGGCCAGCTCTACGAGGTCGAGCAGTACGAGGTCGACCCCGAGACCGGCTACCTCGACTACGACGGACTTGCCGACCACGCCGAGGAGTTCGAACCGGACATCATCGTTTCGGGGTACTCCGCGTACCCGCGCGAGGTCGAGTGGGAACGCATCCAGGCGGTCGCCGACGACGTCGACGCGCTTCACCTCGCGGACATCGCCCACATCACCGGACTGGTGGCGGCGGGCGTCCACGACTCCCCCGTCGGCGTCGCCGACTTCGTTACCGGGAGCACGCACAAGACGATCCGCGCCGGTCGCGGCGGCATCGTCATGACGAGCGAGGAGTACGCCGACGACGTCGACGCGGCGGTCTTCCCCGGTGGACAGGGCGGCCCACTCATGCACAACGTCGCCGGCAAGGCCGTCGGCTTCAAGGAAGCACTCGAGCCCGAGTTCGAGGAGTACGCCGAACAGACGATCAGAAACGCCGAAGTCCTGGGCGAGACGCTCACCGACCACGGGTTCTCGCTCGTCTCCGGCGGCACTGACAACCACCTCGTGCTCGTCGACCTTCGTGACTCACACCCCGATACGACCGGCGGTGACGCCGAGGAGGCACTCGAGGAGGCCGGCATCGTCCTCAACGCCAACACGGTTCCGGGTGAAACCCGATCCGCGTTCAACCCAAGCGGTATCCGTGCTGGAACGCCCGCACTCACCACTCGTGGGTTCGACGACGACGCGATCCGAACGGTCGGAGAGTGCATCGCTCGCGTCATCGACGCACCCGACGACGACGCAGTCAAAGCTGACGTCCGCGAGACGGTCGACGACCTCTGTGCGGAGTTTCCGCTGTACGAATAG
- a CDS encoding DUF7260 family protein has translation MTTYYSRASPKLEPETACSGIECTLAGTIDHLLVFLWLGALGIVVAALWYVPRALEACDEEYDRTREEAQAFDRFARRVAEIDVSSPREQPTQQALAGAVTASFATSSNDRALRDVRETYRETVMSVSHYREEYDEPLAENVAEEFDETVATVLTDGGQWTPEVKRLVVARATEARNRRERFLEVLERETDALESATDSFERVEATLESINDRPSLDYSYEELEDAWDELRELERRTDTQLTSRQEAIQGSETVGRQFTDPWTMYAYLYRSLSTSHPILTDGTRLLEKVTTTKHRIVRALTSRV, from the coding sequence ATGACGACCTACTACTCCAGGGCCTCTCCAAAGCTCGAGCCAGAGACGGCCTGCTCCGGGATCGAGTGTACGCTCGCGGGCACGATCGATCACCTGCTCGTGTTCCTCTGGCTCGGTGCGCTCGGAATCGTCGTCGCGGCCCTGTGGTACGTTCCACGGGCGCTCGAGGCGTGCGACGAAGAGTACGATCGCACCCGCGAGGAAGCACAGGCCTTCGATCGATTCGCACGCCGCGTCGCCGAGATCGACGTCTCGTCACCGCGAGAGCAGCCGACCCAGCAAGCGCTTGCGGGCGCGGTGACGGCTTCGTTCGCCACGTCGTCGAACGACCGAGCGTTACGAGACGTTCGAGAAACCTATCGAGAGACAGTCATGTCCGTTTCGCACTACCGAGAAGAGTACGACGAGCCGCTTGCCGAGAACGTCGCCGAGGAGTTCGACGAAACCGTCGCGACGGTACTTACGGACGGCGGACAGTGGACGCCGGAGGTCAAACGGCTCGTCGTCGCCCGAGCGACCGAAGCGCGAAATCGGCGCGAACGATTCCTCGAGGTGCTCGAGCGCGAAACCGACGCGCTCGAGTCTGCCACCGACTCGTTCGAGCGCGTCGAGGCGACCCTCGAGTCGATCAACGATCGACCGTCGCTCGACTACTCCTACGAGGAACTCGAGGACGCCTGGGACGAATTGCGAGAGCTCGAACGACGGACCGACACGCAACTCACGTCTCGCCAGGAGGCGATACAGGGCTCCGAGACTGTCGGCCGACAGTTCACCGACCCGTGGACGATGTACGCCTATCTCTACCGATCGCTTTCGACGTCACATCCGATTCTGACCGACGGCACGCGGTTACTCGAGAAAGTGACGACGACGAAACACCGGATCGTGAGGGCGCTCACGAGCCGCGTCTGA
- a CDS encoding bifunctional methylenetetrahydrofolate dehydrogenase/methenyltetrahydrofolate cyclohydrolase, with the protein MTEIIDGNAVASEIRDDLTDAIETLADAGARPGLATVLMGDDPASQTYVNMKQRDCEEVGIESVHVDVDGDASAEELYDAIGDLNDDPDVHGYIVQAPVPDHVDYREVIRRVDPMKDVDGFHPENVGRLVAGEARFRPCTPHGVQKLLEAYDVDTEGADVTIVGRSNIVGKPLANLLLQKADDGNATVTVCHSRTDDLAAKTRNADVVVAAVGVPELIDGSKIGEDAVVIDVGVNRVDADTEKGYELVGDVEFESAREKASAITPVPGGVGPMTRAMLLYNTVKAASLQEDVDVDLP; encoded by the coding sequence ATGACCGAGATCATCGACGGCAACGCCGTCGCGAGCGAGATTCGCGACGACCTGACCGACGCGATCGAGACGCTGGCCGACGCGGGCGCGCGACCGGGGCTCGCCACGGTGCTGATGGGCGACGATCCCGCGAGCCAGACCTACGTGAACATGAAACAGCGGGACTGCGAGGAGGTCGGCATCGAGAGCGTGCACGTCGACGTCGACGGGGACGCGTCCGCCGAGGAGCTGTACGACGCGATCGGGGACTTAAACGACGATCCGGACGTCCACGGATACATCGTCCAGGCACCTGTGCCGGACCACGTCGACTATCGCGAAGTGATCCGCCGAGTCGATCCGATGAAAGACGTCGACGGCTTTCACCCCGAGAACGTCGGTCGTCTCGTCGCGGGGGAGGCTCGTTTCCGTCCGTGTACGCCCCACGGCGTTCAGAAACTCCTCGAGGCCTACGACGTCGACACCGAGGGTGCGGACGTGACGATCGTCGGTCGGTCGAACATCGTCGGGAAACCGCTCGCCAATCTGTTGCTCCAGAAAGCCGACGACGGCAACGCGACGGTGACGGTCTGTCACTCCCGGACTGACGACCTCGCGGCGAAGACCCGGAACGCGGACGTCGTGGTCGCTGCGGTCGGCGTCCCGGAACTGATCGACGGCTCGAAGATCGGCGAGGACGCCGTCGTGATCGACGTCGGCGTCAACCGGGTGGATGCGGACACCGAGAAGGGCTACGAACTCGTCGGCGACGTCGAGTTCGAGAGCGCCAGGGAGAAAGCAAGCGCCATCACGCCCGTCCCCGGTGGCGTCGGCCCGATGACGCGGGCGATGTTGCTGTACAACACCGTAAAGGCGGCGAGCCTGCAGGAAGACGTCGACGTCGACCTGCCCTGA
- a CDS encoding DUF7117 family protein — MKIRGERECTDCGTRWSYYETGSVGCPACGSLRSVGLDERTEHTDLEVEFDLTAVRNDVDEAATTDLAERARDHAREYVRRRGFVRGGTLQLLDDAYLAAIELLHVADVVARARTLDEREELYFLSLLGDADAGKRPPVEEVPTTLRDARGLAYANAVREYRRDVRTWVEDGERELVPLERSTLEMLTEHVKRIRMLDGDVPPRTAETLVEATRDLTTGLCEDDDEAILRAENRLERLEDSLE, encoded by the coding sequence ATGAAGATCCGCGGCGAACGAGAGTGTACCGACTGTGGGACCCGCTGGTCGTACTACGAGACTGGCAGCGTCGGCTGTCCAGCCTGTGGAAGCCTTCGAAGCGTCGGCCTCGACGAACGAACCGAACACACGGATCTCGAGGTCGAGTTCGACCTCACCGCCGTGCGAAACGACGTCGACGAGGCGGCGACGACCGACCTCGCCGAACGCGCCCGCGATCACGCACGCGAGTACGTTCGTCGCCGAGGATTCGTCCGCGGCGGGACCTTGCAACTGCTCGACGACGCGTATCTGGCCGCAATCGAACTGCTCCACGTCGCAGACGTCGTCGCCAGAGCACGCACGCTAGACGAGCGCGAGGAGCTGTACTTCCTCTCGCTTTTGGGCGATGCGGACGCCGGCAAGCGCCCACCCGTCGAGGAAGTCCCGACGACGCTCCGTGACGCGCGCGGGCTCGCCTACGCGAACGCCGTCCGCGAGTACCGGCGCGACGTCAGGACCTGGGTGGAAGACGGCGAACGGGAACTGGTTCCGCTCGAGCGATCGACGCTCGAGATGCTCACCGAACACGTCAAGCGGATTCGGATGCTCGACGGCGACGTCCCGCCCCGGACGGCCGAGACGCTCGTCGAGGCGACACGCGACCTCACGACCGGGCTCTGCGAAGACGACGACGAGGCGATCCTCCGGGCGGAAAACCGGCTCGAGCGCCTCGAGGACAGTCTCGAGTGA
- a CDS encoding 2Fe-2S iron-sulfur cluster-binding protein produces MTETYIVEIEVPEDVDSDHAGETVTIDVGADEYVLPAAREAGLWLEADCQQGWCTRCAARLLEGDVDQSDARRYYEVDEEADFVLTCTAKPLSDLRLRAFRYDEILEHRAAHDLPPGRSKL; encoded by the coding sequence GTGACCGAGACGTACATCGTCGAGATCGAAGTGCCCGAGGACGTCGACAGCGACCACGCCGGCGAGACAGTGACGATCGACGTCGGTGCCGACGAGTACGTGCTTCCGGCGGCACGCGAGGCAGGACTGTGGCTCGAGGCCGACTGCCAGCAGGGCTGGTGTACGCGATGTGCCGCACGGTTGCTCGAGGGCGACGTCGACCAGAGCGACGCCAGACGCTACTACGAGGTCGACGAGGAGGCGGACTTCGTCCTCACCTGCACGGCGAAGCCACTGTCAGACCTCCGACTTCGTGCGTTCCGCTACGACGAAATTCTCGAACACCGAGCAGCACACGACCTTCCGCCGGGTCGATCGAAGTTGTGA
- a CDS encoding DUF7528 family protein translates to MEVGSETYLLSRTDALALRDRLSSTLACEHEFSHTVGCHREDGTYVVERRRADSSGHRKVFESFEQCRRLYDRLPDRFTATDVGRAGLTGSRRHLLVRHFDEHPDFECELVARQPLTVHKRRPERN, encoded by the coding sequence ATCGAAGTCGGCTCGGAGACGTACCTGTTGTCCAGAACCGACGCGCTCGCCCTTCGAGATCGACTGTCGTCGACACTGGCGTGCGAACACGAGTTTTCCCACACGGTCGGTTGCCACCGTGAGGACGGGACGTACGTCGTCGAGCGCCGGCGAGCGGACTCGAGTGGTCACCGAAAGGTGTTCGAGTCGTTCGAGCAGTGTCGACGCCTCTACGATCGGCTTCCGGACCGGTTTACCGCCACCGACGTCGGGCGAGCGGGACTGACCGGCAGCAGACGTCATCTGCTCGTCCGTCACTTCGACGAACACCCGGATTTCGAGTGTGAACTCGTCGCCAGACAGCCGCTGACTGTTCACAAACGTCGTCCGGAGCGGAACTGA
- a CDS encoding PadR family transcriptional regulator yields MYDLTGFQRDLLYVIAGEEEPHGLAIKEELEEYYEKEIHHGRLYPNLDTLVDKGLVEKGRRDRRTNFYTLTRRGRRELEARREWEAQYVDL; encoded by the coding sequence ATGTACGACCTGACAGGATTCCAGCGTGACTTGCTCTACGTCATCGCTGGCGAGGAGGAACCACACGGACTGGCGATCAAAGAAGAACTCGAGGAGTACTACGAAAAAGAGATCCACCACGGTCGGCTCTACCCGAATCTCGACACGCTCGTCGATAAAGGCCTAGTCGAGAAGGGTCGCCGTGACCGACGGACGAACTTCTACACGCTCACCCGACGAGGACGCAGGGAACTCGAGGCCCGCCGGGAGTGGGAAGCCCAGTACGTCGACCTGTAG
- a CDS encoding MgtC/SapB family protein: protein MNEVTLQVVDPPLEETVVRIALAGALGMFLGLEREWSQKSAGIRTFSLISLLAAVFTILVLETEVGESLLVLGGVLVIVQGVLLAVQGLTGEEDTGLSLTTSVTMLVAYGVGAMVAAGFILEGVTVAVLSSLLLVLKRELHEFAWGLSREEMRSSTEFAILAFVIYPLLPPEWTLEVGEVSIPLEPQVIWLMVVAVAGIGIVNYAIVSTYGGRGIAVTGFFGGLASSTAVVGTMLDHVRQRPEAASYAVAAILLADAAMAVRNLTIAVAFTVGNGVSPLFEAIIPLGAVIVLAFVIAGTTADWREPMSMDLESPFSMKNALGFGAVFLVVLVFGSLAETWFGTLGFYATAVASGLVSSAGATTSAVVLYRGGQLTAPEATIAVLLATVSSIVVKAILAATSTNTQFRYRVTVYSGVLLVGGAVASVAVVL from the coding sequence GTGAACGAGGTCACGCTGCAGGTCGTCGACCCACCGCTCGAAGAGACGGTCGTTCGAATCGCGCTGGCCGGAGCACTCGGTATGTTCCTCGGACTCGAGCGTGAGTGGTCTCAAAAGTCCGCGGGCATCCGAACGTTTTCACTCATCAGTCTGCTCGCAGCGGTCTTTACGATCCTCGTCCTCGAGACCGAGGTCGGTGAGAGCCTCCTCGTTCTCGGCGGGGTTTTGGTCATCGTCCAGGGCGTCTTGCTCGCGGTACAGGGACTCACCGGCGAGGAGGACACGGGTCTCTCACTGACCACGTCCGTCACGATGCTCGTCGCCTACGGCGTCGGCGCGATGGTCGCCGCGGGGTTCATCCTCGAGGGGGTGACCGTCGCCGTCCTCTCGTCGCTGCTGCTCGTGCTCAAACGCGAACTCCACGAGTTCGCCTGGGGACTCTCACGCGAGGAGATGCGCTCGAGCACCGAGTTCGCCATCCTCGCGTTCGTCATCTACCCGCTTCTCCCCCCGGAGTGGACCCTGGAGGTCGGCGAGGTGTCCATTCCACTCGAGCCACAGGTCATCTGGCTGATGGTCGTCGCCGTCGCGGGAATCGGCATCGTCAACTACGCGATCGTCTCGACGTACGGTGGTCGAGGGATTGCCGTCACGGGCTTTTTTGGCGGGCTGGCCTCCTCGACAGCCGTCGTCGGAACGATGCTCGACCACGTCAGACAGCGTCCGGAGGCGGCTTCCTACGCCGTCGCCGCAATCTTGCTCGCCGACGCCGCGATGGCCGTCCGAAACCTCACGATCGCCGTCGCGTTTACGGTCGGAAACGGCGTCTCGCCGCTTTTCGAGGCGATCATCCCGCTTGGCGCGGTTATCGTCCTCGCGTTCGTCATCGCCGGCACGACGGCAGACTGGCGAGAGCCGATGTCGATGGACCTCGAAAGTCCGTTCTCGATGAAAAACGCCCTCGGATTCGGGGCCGTCTTCCTCGTCGTTCTCGTGTTCGGGTCGCTCGCCGAAACCTGGTTCGGCACACTCGGCTTCTACGCGACCGCCGTCGCGAGCGGCCTGGTCTCGAGTGCCGGTGCGACGACGTCGGCGGTCGTCCTCTACCGCGGGGGACAGCTGACAGCGCCCGAGGCGACGATCGCCGTCCTCCTGGCGACCGTCTCGAGCATCGTGGTCAAGGCGATACTCGCAGCGACGTCGACGAACACGCAGTTTCGCTACCGCGTCACCGTCTACAGCGGTGTGTTGCTCGTCGGCGGGGCGGTCGCCTCCGTCGCGGTCGTCCTCTAA
- a CDS encoding aminotransferase class III-fold pyridoxal phosphate-dependent enzyme — translation MDRDTVEPEVDSIPGARAERWVNYHHEFAAPSTYVYEFVWDTQAEAIGPFCTDVDGNVLMDFTSHVAAAPLGYNNPTIVEKLREFDLVDPLKIAGQDFYVSGGFPPEDSEFPGPTQLMDRLVDATDHYDMDTVFLSNSGAEAIENAIKICYASGGHRAFTTDGAFHGRTLGALSLNRSKTVHRTGYPEVPGVVSVPYPSTDREYEREWRTDGPGGNVVADQLDPERGVVDPDEVAFLILEPIQGEGGYRPAHPEFARDLEALRDRFGLNVIADEIQSGLGRTGELWAVDHLELTPDVITSAKGLRVGATISRSDVFPAEGGRLSSTWGAGDVVAAMQGVLTIDAIREQNLLANVRERGQQLREIIVGADADCVVDVRGRGLMLGVEFDTKERREAIVEAAMRRGLLTLGCGYKTLRLLPPLDVTEREIDLGADLLLEAIDDVTEKAT, via the coding sequence ATGGATCGAGACACGGTCGAACCCGAAGTGGACTCCATTCCGGGTGCACGTGCCGAAAGGTGGGTGAACTACCACCACGAGTTCGCTGCCCCGAGCACCTACGTCTACGAGTTCGTCTGGGACACGCAGGCCGAGGCGATCGGCCCGTTCTGTACCGACGTCGATGGGAACGTCCTGATGGACTTTACGAGCCACGTCGCCGCCGCGCCGCTGGGATACAACAACCCCACGATCGTCGAGAAGCTCCGCGAGTTCGATCTCGTCGATCCACTCAAGATCGCCGGCCAGGACTTCTACGTCAGCGGCGGCTTTCCGCCCGAAGACAGCGAGTTTCCCGGCCCGACCCAGCTGATGGATCGGCTCGTCGACGCGACCGATCACTACGACATGGACACCGTCTTCCTCTCGAATTCGGGCGCCGAAGCGATCGAGAACGCCATCAAGATCTGCTACGCGAGCGGCGGCCACCGTGCGTTTACGACCGACGGTGCGTTTCACGGCCGGACGCTCGGTGCGCTTTCGCTCAACCGCTCGAAGACGGTTCACCGCACGGGCTACCCCGAAGTGCCGGGCGTCGTCAGCGTTCCGTACCCCTCGACCGACCGGGAGTACGAGCGCGAGTGGCGTACCGACGGTCCCGGCGGCAACGTCGTCGCCGACCAGCTCGACCCCGAACGGGGCGTCGTCGACCCCGACGAAGTCGCCTTCCTCATCCTCGAGCCGATCCAGGGCGAAGGCGGCTACCGGCCCGCCCACCCCGAGTTCGCCCGCGACCTCGAGGCCCTCCGCGATCGCTTCGGCCTGAACGTGATCGCCGACGAGATCCAGTCCGGGCTCGGCCGTACCGGCGAACTGTGGGCCGTCGATCACCTCGAGCTCACGCCGGACGTCATCACGAGTGCGAAGGGACTGCGCGTCGGCGCGACGATCTCTCGCTCTGACGTGTTCCCGGCGGAGGGTGGTCGACTCTCCTCGACCTGGGGTGCCGGCGACGTCGTCGCCGCGATGCAGGGCGTGCTCACCATCGACGCCATCCGCGAACAAAACCTCCTGGCGAACGTCCGCGAACGGGGCCAGCAGCTCCGTGAGATAATCGTGGGTGCCGACGCCGACTGCGTGGTCGATGTCCGTGGACGCGGACTCATGCTCGGCGTCGAATTCGACACCAAAGAGCGACGCGAAGCGATCGTCGAGGCGGCGATGCGACGCGGCCTGCTCACGCTCGGCTGTGGCTACAAGACGCTGCGACTGCTTCCGCCGCTCGACGTCACCGAACGCGAGATCGACCTCGGAGCGGACCTTCTCCTCGAGGCCATCGACGACGTCACCGAGAAGGCGACGTAG